A stretch of DNA from Rhodothermia bacterium:
GGCGTATAACTTCCGGTGTTTCGTGGTGCGACCCAACCCTGAGTGGCTTTTGTTTGGAAGGAAGGATTTTCTCGAAAGTTGGGTTCAGCGCGTATCTCTGCGGATGGATTTTTGGGGAGTGCATTTGGTCTTTCTACCCATCTTCCAGCATCAAAGGTGATGTCGGGGCTAATATCTAATTCCCCCAAAGCACGTTTAACGCCACTCCGTAACAATCCAAAAAGCCCACTTTCATCATCAAACTGTACTTCTGTTTTTGTTGGGTGGACATTCACATCTACATGGGCTGGGTCTAATTCGATAAATAAAACAAAAAACGGATATGCTCCACGCGGCAATAAATCACCATACCCCAACTGGACGGCTTGCTCCAAACGATGATTTTTTATAAATCGGCGATTAACGAATAAGAACTGTTCGCCTCTTGTTTTTCGGGTAAAGTCTGGTTTGGAGATGTAACCTGTAACACGAATGTGCGCGACCTCCTCGGAAATCGGGATGAGGTTGTGAATGGGTATCGAAAACAGGTCAGCGATTCTTTGTTGCAAACCGGACGACCCTTCCCGCATGGGGAGTTCGTAAATCTCACGATCGTCGTGATGGAGGCTAAAAGCCATGTCTGGCTGGGAGAGTGCAATAAACTGAAAGACCTCGGTGATGCGCTTAAACTCTGTTGCAGGCGATTTTAGGAAATTTCGGCGTGCGGGCACATTATAGAACAAATTCCGAATGGCAAAAGTGGTTCCATTTGGGGTTGCGATAGGCATTATGGGGCTAAATTCAGAGCCGTCCACCCGCACCCTTGTACCTGTTTCATCCTGAATACGTTTTGTTCGGAGTTCTACCTGTGCTACTGCAGCAATGGAGGCCAAGGCTTCACCACGGAATCCCATCGTTCGGATCCGCTCAAGGTCTTCGATAGACTTTATTTTACTGGTTGCATGGCGTAAAAAACACGAAACTGCATCTTCCCGTGACATCCCACAGCCATCATCTTGCACTTGAATGAGTTCGCTTCCAGCTTTTTTGATGCGTAAAGAAATGCGAGACGCACCTGCATCAACGCTATTTTCCATCAGTTCTTTTATGGCGCTTGCCGGACGTTGCACCACCTCGCCGGCTGCAATTTTGTTCGCCAAATGAGGCGACATCACGCGAATAATGCCAGAATCTGATTCGGAGTTTTTTTCGAGAGGCATATGTGGATGCTTGTTGGGATGAAGATGTATAGGTGAATATTGAGTGAGACACCAAAACCTTTCCAAAAAGTTCCTGCATCTTGCGATCATCACCTTGGGATGTTCCCGCATTTTGCTTTCGAAATTCATGTTACAGAGTTGTTCATTGTTCTATCATAAATACCTCTATAATTGATATGCTAAGAGGTAAATTATAGAGAGGTCTATAATTCGTCATTTTTTAGTTACGGTTGTAAAATGCTTAAAATATTTGTATTTGTCCTTGTGTTCTTGGGTGCATTAATTGAAGTTTCTTATGCCCAAAAAAACATTCAAAACCAAACGTTAATGTGGGAGACTTTTAGCGTGTCGGGTGCGATTAAAAAGTACCCAGTCCAGATTGAACTTCAGCAGCGGCATTACATAAATCCGATTGCACAGCATCAATTTCTGGTGAGGGGACAAGTTGGAAAATCAATCAGTCATAATTGGCGTATTGCACTGGGGGGTGCTTTTTTTCTCCAAAGCCCAAACGATCCAAAAACAACACACCGCTTGGCCGTTCCAGAAATTCGGCCTCATGTAGAAGCTGTTTACCAACAAAATGCCTCAAAAACAAACATTAGCCACCGATACCGTTTAGAGACTCGGATTTACCACAAGCAATCTCCAGATAAAAAAGAGCTTGTGGATGGTTATTTCTACAATAATATGAGGCTTAGATATAGATTACAAGCAGTTATCCCTACGACTCGTTTTTTGTCTAAACATGTCGCTATTAATGTGAGTAATGAAGTACACTTAAACATAGGAGAGAAGATAAAATACAATGTTTTTGATCAGAATCGGCTTTATGGTGGCCTCGCGGTTAGTCGTCGGAAAAGTCAATATGAAGTTGGCTATTTGAATTGGTTTCAGCAACAAAGCTCTGGCATTGATTTTTATAATAGACATATCCTTCGTTTAGGATTTAATTATAAAATGTGAAAAATATCATGATAACTCCGCTGAGATGATATACAAAGTCTGTAATTTGTAAGTCCTTAAATGCTAAATAAAATGTTTTAATATCCGACACGCCTTGCTAAAGTGACAATAGCGTTAATACATGATGTAAAGTTTAGGTATGATACAGTCTAAGCCTTCTCCGATAGATCACGACGGTCTTTTTAAAGAATTGATCCGTGTGTTCACGTTTGAGTTTCTGGAGTTGTTTGTCCCAGAGTTATCTATTGACATAGACCGAACTTCTTTCGAGTTTTTAGACAAGGAATTGTTGCAGGTTTTGGATCAAGGTGATCGTAAAGAAGTTGATTTATTGGTTAAGACCCGTTTTAAGGGTGAACCTGTATTTTTCTTGATTCACTTCGAGGTTCAATCGTCGCACCAAAATTGGTCACCTCGTCGTATGTTTCAATATGCATCACGTTTATACGAGCGCTTTTCACTACCGATCTATCCAATAGCGCTTTTGACGTGGGATTCTCCGCAGAAAGCCGCCTCAAGTGCATTCTCATTTGGTTTTCCACATCTGAAGGTTCTGGAGTTCAATTTCCACACCATTCAACTCAACCGTTTGCCTTGGCGTGCGTTTATGCGGATAGAGAATCCGGTAGCGACGGCCTTGATGGCGAAGATGGATATCCCGAAGTCGGATCGTCCGAAAGTGAAATTGGAATATCTTCGTATGATTACGACGTTGAAGATAGATGTAACGAAATCGGCCTTGATCTGGCAATTTATGGAAACGTATCTTCGGTTAAATGCACAAGAGGAACAAATGGCCCAACAGTTGATACAAACGGAACTTCCACCAGAAAAACAAAACGAGATGAGGCTTTATAATACTTCTTTTCATGAGAAAGGCAGAACTGAAGGCAGAACTGAAGGTGAACGTCTTGCCAAGTTATCAACACTAAGCCGTTTAGTCGAGCGCAAGTTTGGGGAATCGGTATTGGCTTTGCACAAAGAAAAAATCGAGGAACTACCGATTACCGAAATTGATGCCCTTTTTGATGTGGCCATTTTCTTTGACGATGCCTCCGAACTTGCTGCGTGGTTTAAGCAATAGATTTTAGGAGTTATTTATTTGGGAACAACTGGTGTATTGGTGTTTAAAAGTTATTTTCGCGAAACCCACCAAAGGCGTATCGCCATTAAAATAGACAAAATATACCCAATAAAACTGATGGTCGGCATTCCCAAAGTGTGGTGCGGCATTGGTGCTAACAAAGAAAGGGAAGAGCCTAAAAATAGAGCAGAAGTAATGAGGGCGAGTGTGAGATGGTTTGCACCTCGATGCATTTTCTCAAGGATTGGGTCGAAGCCGTGGTGTTCTATTTGAACCTTAAGCCGCCCTTTTCGGAGTTGACGCATAATCTCGCGCCCTTCAATCGGCAAGGACTTAAAAAGCATCCAAAATTCTAAGCTATCGTTCCATAGCTCCGGAACAATTTTGTTTGGCATAAAACGATCGGCCACCAAGCGTACCCCAAAAGGTTTTATGAATTCCATCGTTTGGAAGTTTGGTGCAATCACTTTTCCAATCCCTTCTAACATCGCCAAAGCCCTTAAAATCAGGAAGA
This window harbors:
- the mutL gene encoding DNA mismatch repair endonuclease MutL, producing the protein MSPHLANKIAAGEVVQRPASAIKELMENSVDAGASRISLRIKKAGSELIQVQDDGCGMSREDAVSCFLRHATSKIKSIEDLERIRTMGFRGEALASIAAVAQVELRTKRIQDETGTRVRVDGSEFSPIMPIATPNGTTFAIRNLFYNVPARRNFLKSPATEFKRITEVFQFIALSQPDMAFSLHHDDREIYELPMREGSSGLQQRIADLFSIPIHNLIPISEEVAHIRVTGYISKPDFTRKTRGEQFLFVNRRFIKNHRLEQAVQLGYGDLLPRGAYPFFVLFIELDPAHVDVNVHPTKTEVQFDDESGLFGLLRSGVKRALGELDISPDITFDAGRWVERPNALPKNPSAEIRAEPNFRENPSFQTKATQGWVAPRNTGSYTPPKRPDDLFKGDFRKANDELYGGLSTPVPSPEVAMPPQTEQFSDRVWQLHDKYILSQTEQGLAILDQHAAHERILYERFLKQMTTGQAPSQHLLFPHTISFQPGDFALVLELQPDLLNLGFGFETLSGRSVMLTNIPADIPPGREGAMLEEVLEQFKSYRDELNLKGRDNLAKSLACRAAIKTGKRLTDTEIRALYAQLMACEMPYACPHGRPTIIRIPIEELDKRFGRIGHIEMQGTIKRR
- a CDS encoding DUF2490 domain-containing protein, with protein sequence MLKIFVFVLVFLGALIEVSYAQKNIQNQTLMWETFSVSGAIKKYPVQIELQQRHYINPIAQHQFLVRGQVGKSISHNWRIALGGAFFLQSPNDPKTTHRLAVPEIRPHVEAVYQQNASKTNISHRYRLETRIYHKQSPDKKELVDGYFYNNMRLRYRLQAVIPTTRFLSKHVAINVSNEVHLNIGEKIKYNVFDQNRLYGGLAVSRRKSQYEVGYLNWFQQQSSGIDFYNRHILRLGFNYKM
- a CDS encoding DUF4351 domain-containing protein, with amino-acid sequence MIQSKPSPIDHDGLFKELIRVFTFEFLELFVPELSIDIDRTSFEFLDKELLQVLDQGDRKEVDLLVKTRFKGEPVFFLIHFEVQSSHQNWSPRRMFQYASRLYERFSLPIYPIALLTWDSPQKAASSAFSFGFPHLKVLEFNFHTIQLNRLPWRAFMRIENPVATALMAKMDIPKSDRPKVKLEYLRMITTLKIDVTKSALIWQFMETYLRLNAQEEQMAQQLIQTELPPEKQNEMRLYNTSFHEKGRTEGRTEGERLAKLSTLSRLVERKFGESVLALHKEKIEELPITEIDALFDVAIFFDDASELAAWFKQ